TGAAGACTGCATTTATGAGGTACATGGCTCAATACATTATTTACAATGCATTAAGCCTTGCAAGGAGAAAATATGGGAAAATAATTTTAATATAGAGATTGATTTTAATACAATGAGAGCAAAAAATATTCCTAGGTGTAAATATTGTGGTGACGTTGTAAGGCCTAATATATTGATGTTTGGGGACTTTAGCTGGGTTTCTCTAAGAGCTGATGAGCAATCTGAGAGATTTAATAGGTATGTTGATCGTATAGGTGGTAATGATGTTGTTATATTAGAGATAGGTGCTGGAAAAGCAGTGCCAACAATTAGGTATTTAGCTAAAAGGACAGCTGATATAACAGGTGCTACTATTGTTAGGATTAATCCTGTAGAATATGAGATTGAAGAACCTCATATTCCAATAAAAGGGAAAGCCTTAGATGTTTTAAGTCTCATAAATGAAAATATTTAATATTAAATTATATAATTTATGCAAAGTTTTTATCGTTAACTATATTTTTTTTCATAATTAATATGTTTTCGTCTAATTCCCTTTTAATTCTTAAATCATCCATTATATTATTTATTACATATAAACCCCTTCCTCTGTCAGACAAAGGATTTGGTTTTTTTATATCATCTTTTTTAAAGGGCTTTCCTTGGCTATATACTTTAATTTCAATTGTATTTCCGTCAAAGTTCATTCTAATTTTGATTTGTGGGTATTTTTTTTTCTTTTCTCCATGTAATATTGCATTGGCAACAGCTTCAGTTAACGCTAAATTTATATAAAATGCTATATCCTTATTTTTATATTTATTTAGCTGATTATTAGAAAAAAAGTCATCAATATACTTATCTATTTCATTTAATACATTTAGCTTAGCAGGTAATTCATAAGTGATTGACACGTTATTACCCATTTTGTTCTTTAATTGTTATAATATCATCTATGCCATTATAAATATTGAGTATGTTTGTTAGTTCTGTAATCTCTAATATTTTG
This window of the Deferribacterota bacterium genome carries:
- a CDS encoding Sir2 family NAD-dependent protein deacetylase; translated protein: EDCIYEVHGSIHYLQCIKPCKEKIWENNFNIEIDFNTMRAKNIPRCKYCGDVVRPNILMFGDFSWVSLRADEQSERFNRYVDRIGGNDVVILEIGAGKAVPTIRYLAKRTADITGATIVRINPVEYEIEEPHIPIKGKALDVLSLINENI
- a CDS encoding ATP-binding protein, which gives rise to MGNNVSITYELPAKLNVLNEIDKYIDDFFSNNQLNKYKNKDIAFYINLALTEAVANAILHGEKKKKYPQIKIRMNFDGNTIEIKVYSQGKPFKKDDIKKPNPLSDRGRGLYVINNIMDDLRIKRELDENILIMKKNIVNDKNFA